Below is a genomic region from Pseudomonadota bacterium.
GCTGCGCAGGGCGCGTGTTCGAAACTGCGCCAGCAGTGGCCCGCGATCGACGTCAGCGGAGTGTGCAGCCCTCTGCTTGACAGCCCTCCTACCGACGAGCAGGTCGCAGCAGCCCAGCGCGAGCTGGCGGCTGTGCGCCCAGATATCGTGCTGATCGGCCTGGGCTCGCCCAAGCAGGAGCAGTTGGCCATTCGGCTCCGAGACGCTCTACCGGCCAGCTGGTTCGTCGGCGTGGGCGTCACTTTCAGCTTTCTCGCCGGAGAATTGCGACGGGCTCCGCCCTGGCTGCGCCGGGTAGGCCTGGAATGGACGCACCGCCTGGCCCAGGAACCCCGCAGGCTCGCAAAACGCTACCTGATCGACGACCTGCCTTTCGCGTTCAGGCTCCTCGCCAGAGCGACCCTGCGTCGCGGCAGCGATCAGCGGTAGCGGACTACGCCTTCGAAAAGCCTGCTCGGCCAGAAGGCTGGCAAGTCCCGATTCTCTGTGTTTCCTGGCGAATCCACCGGCCATGCCGGCGACCGAGTTCGTCATTCAACGAGGGGAACGAAGGCCTGGTATGTGGCGGAAAAGGAAAATCTGCATCCGAAAGTGCAGGGACCTGCACGAAACGGGAATCTCGACGTTGTGCTCCCGCGGAGAGCACTAGAATAATACGCATGGGTGGCCATGGTTTCGCCCCCGAGCGCGCAGCAGTGAGCGTATCGAACCTGAGCAAGTACCTGCGGTCCCGTGTCGGTCGCCTCTCTCGAAGTGCGGGGTTCACCCGCTTCTTCGAGGGCCTGGGTGCTCTCGAGGCGGAGCGGCTGGAACGGCTGTGGCGATGCGTAGCCGACTTCGCAGAGGGACGCGGCTCCCGTCTTGCTGACGAGGCGGAGCTCATGGTGCGCGCAATGCCCGACGAGGAAGATGGCCAGGGTGCGGTCGTGCAACGTGTGTTCGCCGAGGCGCTGCTTGGCAGGGCACGAGCCGATTCTTCGCCGGCCGGAAACCTCTATCTTGAAGGACGCCCACCAGGAGCGCAGCTGCGCGCGTTCGAACTGCTGCGTCTTCGCACGCCCCTGATTCCATTCGCGTACGTTGCGAGCAACCGAGCGTTGCTCGACCTCATCGTCGAACCGACGCCGGTAACGGTGATAGAGCTCGGCATCGGCCGCGGCGGGCAGCTGCGCACGCTGCTCATGAATCCTCAAACCCGGAGTCTCGTCCAGTCGCTTCACGTCGTCGGGGTCGAGCCCGACTCCTCACCGGAAACCGGGACCGGAGCGCTCGAAGTCGCACGCGAGAACGTGCTGCAAGCCGGACGCGAGGCCGAAATCCCGGTTACCTTTCATCCGGTGCCCGTGCGCGCGGAGCAGCTTACGCCAGCGCATCTCGAGGCCGCAGGCATGCATGGACTCATCCTTGGCAACGCAACACTGTGCTTGCATCACCTTCGAGTGGCAAACGGTCATGGTCGGCGGGATGTGCTTCGCCTGTTACGTGAGTGCGGCGCCAGCGCGGTGGTAGTGGTCGAGCCCGACAGCAACCATTGCACCGATGCCCTGCATCGGCGATTTCTGCACGCATACAGGCACTACCGTACTGCCTATCGGAGCCTCGCCGCAGTCCTCGGCGCCAGCGACACGCTCTTGGTCTGGAACGAGTTCTTCTCTCCCGAAGTGCGCAACATAATCACACACGAGGGATCCGATCGGACCGAACGCCACCAAGAGCGGAGCTGCTGGCAGGAGCACCTGGAGTCCAGCGGATGGCGTTGCGACCCACTATGCGAGCTGCTCCCCCAGGCGGCCGCGCCGCCCGGCTTCACCCTGAAGAACGACCGCTATTCCACCTCGCTGGCCTACGCCGACGTCGACCTGCTGAGCGTCATTCGGGGAAGCCTCCCGTAGTCCCCCCCGTACCTAATCCGCGGGGTCTCCATGCAGGAGCCACTCGGCTGCCGAGTCTTCTTCCCAGAACCGGCGCAGGATGTGGTGGGTGCCGCTTTCCCGGGCAACGCGGTTGAGCTGCAGGGCCACGGTTTGACTCCCCACGATCTCCGCGACTCGCTTTACCCCGCTCCTGAGACCGAACTCCTGTACCGCCCGGATCATATCGGCCACCTCGGGTGAAGCGGGATGGAAACCGCGCACATCCGCTCTGATCTTGATCTCCCTGCCTTGAAGACTGAGCGTAGCCTGCCGCAGCTCGGAGACGAACGCTCGCATTTCGTCTACCCGGATAAAGCCATCGAGGACCAACTGCACGATCGCGTGCTTCTCGTCCGTCCAGATCTTGTACACAGCAGGTCGTTGTCTCGTTGGTTCTCAAAGCACGACGGCGCGCCTTGCTGGACGGGCCCCTCGAAGCCGATCTGGCAGCCTTGCTTTGCCCCGATACCTGAGGCTCAGCGGCAACGCTCGCAGCGGCAATCGCACGGGATCCAACTCCGACTTCGGGGGGGGGGCCTTGGCGACCGCTGCGGCTGACCAGAATGATTTTGGGGAACAAAAAGGACTTTCATCCGCAACTGTAGTGCCTCCTCGGGCCCAATTCACGGCGTAGTATTCGACCTTCTGCGCGCGTGAGTCAAGCCCCGCCGCACTCTTGCCCCACTCCTACGCGTGCCACCTTATTGACCAGAACGCTCAGCTGGAATTGCCCAAGTGTCCTGGATACCTGATTTCGTACATAAGTCATCGTGAGCCGCGACGTGAGCTCCCTCCGCAAGCAACCCCTCGATGAGTGTGATTGCGGCCGAATCCCTGATGCGCTGCCAATGCGCGGGTCGCTGCCCACGCCCATCCGTCCCAGATGCGCATCTGCCCCTACCTTTTCGCACAGACCCGCGACCTCGTTCATGAAAGAGATGCAGAGGCTACCGATTCCTCGACGCGCGAATACTCCCTGTATTCGAGGGCGGCGCAACACCGCCGGACGGGATGGATCGAAATCGAAGTGGCGATGCTGTTTTGACCCGACGCCTAGATGCCCGGCATCGGTGTCGTTGGAGCTGCTTCACGGTAGACGAATGGGTGATGCTCCCTCCGAGCTGCTCACCTTCCAGGGCTTGCTTGGCGCGGTTCAGGTGCGG
It encodes:
- a CDS encoding GRAS family protein, which translates into the protein MGGHGFAPERAAVSVSNLSKYLRSRVGRLSRSAGFTRFFEGLGALEAERLERLWRCVADFAEGRGSRLADEAELMVRAMPDEEDGQGAVVQRVFAEALLGRARADSSPAGNLYLEGRPPGAQLRAFELLRLRTPLIPFAYVASNRALLDLIVEPTPVTVIELGIGRGGQLRTLLMNPQTRSLVQSLHVVGVEPDSSPETGTGALEVARENVLQAGREAEIPVTFHPVPVRAEQLTPAHLEAAGMHGLILGNATLCLHHLRVANGHGRRDVLRLLRECGASAVVVVEPDSNHCTDALHRRFLHAYRHYRTAYRSLAAVLGASDTLLVWNEFFSPEVRNIITHEGSDRTERHQERSCWQEHLESSGWRCDPLCELLPQAAAPPGFTLKNDRYSTSLAYADVDLLSVIRGSLP
- a CDS encoding WecB/TagA/CpsF family glycosyltransferase yields the protein MTDLPSVQIEGMALACVNRWQLLDHLFGQLQRGHGGWLVTANLDFLRRYAIDDGMRQLYDAADLRVADGMPLVWASRLQGSPLPERIAGSTLASLIAERAAKEGRCIYLLGGAPGAAQGACSKLRQQWPAIDVSGVCSPLLDSPPTDEQVAAAQRELAAVRPDIVLIGLGSPKQEQLAIRLRDALPASWFVGVGVTFSFLAGELRRAPPWLRRVGLEWTHRLAQEPRRLAKRYLIDDLPFAFRLLARATLRRGSDQR